The genome window TATTACACAGTGCCGTTAGAATATCCTAATAACCTCAATCAACAATTATATAAATGTCCAAGAATATGGTCTGTGTCCAAGAAAATATAACTGTAATTGGACACATGATGGCACTGTAACCAGGGCCAAAAGATAcgtaacgtgtgtgtgtgtgtgtgtgtgtgcgtgtgtgtgtgtacgtgtgtgtgtgtgtgtgtgtgtgtgcgtgtgcgtgtgtgtgtgttacccatTATTTCATGGGTTATTCATTTAGGTTTCTTtaatgtaactgtttttaaaatctAAAGGAGTTCATGTTCTGCTAGACATTGATCCTTTGCTATGATACCTCTTAAAAGATAATAAGTAGCAACCAATTAGAAACAACCCAAGCTGAATGATGAATTTCTTTATAGATCTGTGTTATTAGCTAGAATCTTACTCTCGAGAACAGGACTCAGGTTTATTTGGATATTTGTTTACCTTCTTCTCACTGTTCTAACAAGGCCCAGATGGAATTGGAGACTACAGGCCAAGATCAAATTATTTCCCCCGGTACATCGGCGCCGGCGCCTCATCACCTGAGGCCACAGGTGACCTCAGTTACTTGTGCCAAGCAGCACCACATGCTCCCCCTCCTTCGCCTAAGCTGAGTTATGTGGGGGAGGTGGGCTGGGGCTGGCAGTATAACCAGCTGTTGAACAGTGGGACACTGCTCAGCAACATGCAAATTAAGGTATGTGTAAAATCCACCGTGTCCGTCTTATGCAAATGAGAATGTAGAGTAATTATTGTGCAGTTAATACACCACAAGGTTTATGCAATATGCAGGAATTGTTGTTTGGATAAACAATCATACAATTTATCTTTTCTGGAACAGATTTAttgccctttttttttgttcaatacatattttttatattatgtatgttttattttgctagGGAACTTATATAAACATTGGTAAGATGGATTAATAATTATTTCACATGCTGCAAATTAGAAAAACATCACACATTCTTAACCAGGACGGagcatttccactataattctCAGGACAACTTGAGTTATGATAATGTCACATGTGGCTTCCATGAAAGGAGACAAAACATTACAGGTAAAAAATGATTCCGTCCTCCTTTTTCTTGATAGAAAACTGATATACGGACAGCGTTGGAGGACAGAGTGTCTCACAGGTTCCAGAGCAAACAGTAAGACAGCATTTGCACGCCCCCACGTTGAATGCCTCAGAATCGTATTATACTTGTGTGTGGTGCTGTGTCAAATGGATAAGTGAGAACATCTCAGGTTTGCACAGTGTTGAGTGACTGCATTGTAGGTTatctgcttccacatccataATGCAACACTTCCACTTTTGCAGGAACACACACCACCTCAAacctaaggtaataaatcagccagacagacacaccactgacacaaacaaacacttaaGAACCTTGACAAACACTCTGAAAGGTTTACCTTCAGCCTTcataacatttttcttaaatagCACATTGCTTTTAATGAACTACATTGCATGTACTCCTTAAACAAGCTGTAACAGTAAATATAAGATCCTCATTTTTTCCTCCCTCAGGACTTAAAATACATGTCAACAACAATCTTGATGCAAGAGAAAAGTCATGAGAGGAGGtggttttttcattttaaaaggcCACTGTACAAAgaataaaaaccttttaatGTGGGTAAAAACATGGCACAGATTTTGCCCAGTTGAGTCCCATATACTTGACAATTCTGCAAAGGTGCATGGAAACTTTTCTTTTAACTTGTGTCTGTTtccccattttaaaaaaaaatgtattcagtaATTATGTTTGCTGGTCTATACTGAGTATTGCCACCACACTGTACCACGACAGACTGTGAGGATTATGTCatggattattttatttacaaggACAG of Centropristis striata isolate RG_2023a ecotype Rhode Island chromosome 12, C.striata_1.0, whole genome shotgun sequence contains these proteins:
- the LOC131982228 gene encoding uncharacterized protein C4orf45 homolog, which translates into the protein MRSSEVAAGEAQHGQRMIFTGPDGIGDYRPRSNYFPRYIGAGASSPEATGDLSYLCQAAPHAPPPSPKLSYVGEVGWGWQYNQLLNSGTLLSNMQIKKTDIRTALEDRVSHRFQSKQ